A window from uncultured Anaeromusa sp. encodes these proteins:
- a CDS encoding metallophosphoesterase family protein, which translates to MKIGLSKRNLLLSASVAAVLWIGTYFAPLLAVAPTHVMLTQTANPAAEQTVIWHTGPLSKASKVEFSEATGGAVQSITGTEKELQTERGMIVVHAVQLTGLKASTSYRYQVGDGVFWSESHTFTTAPAQAKPFRFLLFGDSQSYTYELWQEVLHAAYARNPQASFMVNIGDLVDVGLDYGQWDGWFQAGKGIIDAIPVAAVMGNHETYTPQGKIALPDYFDAFFSSPGNGPEGLKKRVYSFDYGDAHFSVLDSQRQEEEPWLPQMLAWQQAWLERDLAATDKRWKLVFIHRPLYHNRPSLDSDADLRAAFGPILDRYGVDVAFAGHDHVYARSHPMQGGRWSEAPGDGVVYITVGRSGTKTFARAQPKEWDAAFHNPVAQPNYLTVDVSDTELTVQNFAADGTVLDSWTKGLEKR; encoded by the coding sequence ATGAAAATAGGATTATCCAAGCGGAATTTGCTGTTGTCGGCGTCAGTTGCCGCAGTTTTATGGATAGGAACGTATTTTGCGCCGCTGCTGGCAGTTGCGCCAACTCATGTGATGCTGACGCAAACGGCCAATCCGGCGGCGGAGCAGACTGTTATCTGGCATACAGGCCCTTTGAGCAAGGCTAGCAAAGTAGAATTCTCCGAGGCGACGGGCGGCGCAGTCCAAAGTATTACCGGTACGGAAAAAGAACTGCAGACGGAACGGGGAATGATTGTTGTTCATGCTGTGCAGCTGACTGGACTCAAAGCGTCCACTTCGTATCGTTACCAGGTTGGCGACGGGGTATTCTGGAGCGAAAGCCATACCTTTACGACGGCTCCAGCTCAGGCCAAGCCCTTTCGCTTTCTGCTTTTCGGGGATTCTCAAAGCTATACGTATGAGCTGTGGCAGGAGGTGCTGCACGCAGCGTATGCCAGGAATCCGCAGGCGTCGTTTATGGTGAATATTGGAGATCTGGTGGACGTAGGCCTTGACTATGGTCAATGGGACGGCTGGTTCCAGGCGGGGAAAGGGATCATCGACGCCATTCCTGTGGCGGCGGTCATGGGAAACCACGAAACCTATACGCCTCAGGGAAAGATTGCCTTGCCGGATTACTTTGACGCTTTTTTCTCTTCGCCAGGAAACGGGCCGGAAGGCCTGAAAAAACGAGTATATTCTTTTGACTACGGAGACGCTCACTTTTCGGTTCTCGACAGTCAGCGCCAAGAAGAAGAGCCTTGGCTGCCGCAGATGCTGGCATGGCAGCAGGCTTGGTTGGAACGGGACTTAGCGGCGACGGATAAACGCTGGAAGCTTGTATTTATTCATCGGCCTTTATATCACAACCGTCCGTCTTTGGATTCGGACGCGGATTTGCGAGCAGCCTTTGGGCCCATTTTAGATCGCTACGGCGTGGACGTCGCTTTTGCCGGACATGATCATGTCTACGCTCGCTCTCATCCGATGCAAGGAGGTCGATGGAGTGAAGCGCCGGGAGACGGCGTTGTCTATATCACTGTAGGCCGCAGCGGCACGAAGACCTTTGCCAGAGCGCAGCCCAAAGAATGGGACGCCGCTTTCCATAACCCGGTGGCGCAGCCGAATTATTTGACCGTGGATGTGAGCGATACGGAGTTAACGGTGCAGAATTTTGCCGCAGACGGCACGGTCCTTGATTCTTGGACGAAAGGACTTGAGAAACGCTAG
- the dapF gene encoding diaminopimelate epimerase, with protein sequence MKFHFFKYHGLGNDYLVLDPNCFAWELSPDTIRLFCHRHFGVGSDGILLGPFLENGQMRLHIFNPDGSEAEKSGNGVRIFSRYLVDAGYVTGSNFSLTTLGGQVEVELLAKDGSLSRVDMGAVSFLSSQVPVKGSEQELVGIPWPVQGENLLITCLSVGNPHCVILRDEVSAEEACRLGPVIERHERFPQRINVQFLKVLDRRNIQIEIWERGAGYTLASGSSSCAAAAAAYRLGLVDAAVDVHMPGGVLAVEQREDGHVLQSGAVSFVGKGCFAEELLRQGKS encoded by the coding sequence ATGAAATTTCATTTTTTCAAATATCATGGGTTGGGGAATGATTACTTGGTGTTAGATCCAAACTGTTTTGCCTGGGAGCTTTCGCCGGATACGATTCGCTTGTTCTGCCATCGCCATTTTGGCGTAGGGTCGGATGGTATTTTACTGGGGCCATTTCTGGAAAATGGCCAGATGCGTTTGCACATTTTCAATCCTGACGGCAGTGAAGCCGAAAAAAGCGGCAACGGGGTGCGCATTTTTTCGCGTTACTTGGTAGATGCTGGTTATGTTACTGGGAGCAATTTTTCGTTAACTACCTTAGGCGGTCAGGTAGAGGTAGAGCTGCTGGCCAAGGACGGCAGCCTCAGCCGGGTAGACATGGGAGCGGTGAGCTTTCTTAGCAGTCAAGTTCCGGTGAAGGGGTCCGAACAAGAACTGGTCGGCATCCCTTGGCCGGTGCAGGGAGAAAACTTGCTGATAACCTGTCTTTCTGTGGGCAATCCGCATTGCGTCATTTTACGTGACGAAGTATCGGCAGAAGAAGCTTGCCGTTTAGGGCCTGTCATTGAAAGGCATGAACGGTTTCCGCAGCGGATTAATGTGCAGTTTTTAAAAGTCTTGGACCGGCGGAATATCCAGATTGAAATTTGGGAACGAGGCGCCGGTTACACGCTGGCCTCAGGCAGCAGCAGTTGTGCTGCCGCTGCTGCCGCCTATCGCTTAGGGTTGGTAGACGCGGCTGTAGACGTGCATATGCCAGGAGGCGTTTTGGCCGTGGAGCAGCGTGAGGACGGTCATGTGCTGCAAAGCGGCGCAGTGTCTTTTGTGGGCAAGGGCTGCTTTGCAGAAGAACTATTGAGGCAAGGAAAATCGTAG
- a CDS encoding AraC family transcriptional regulator, which produces MRNNRTDLTNRRGYLTKEFSFFHLQDTGKLRIASHYHDFNKIVIFLSGNVTYYVEGTAYPLQPWDLLLIERDTIHKPLIDSTVPYNRIILWLTPSFLEANSTSSADLRACFAPTASGLHLLRPEAPLQLRLQELCAQLKEAGISAAFGADILQRTLLLQLLVYLNRLSLRQTGPSNIERRSDDTINAILHYMQENTAEDLSVEKLASLCFLTPSYFSRKFKEHTGFTPHQYVLQRRLIAAGQLLRAGHSVLQACLESGFQDYANFTRAFKKAHGVSPKKYYSLPLER; this is translated from the coding sequence ATGAGAAATAATAGAACGGACCTAACCAACCGCAGAGGGTATTTGACCAAAGAGTTTTCTTTTTTTCATTTGCAAGATACGGGAAAATTGCGTATCGCTTCTCACTACCACGATTTCAATAAGATCGTCATTTTTCTTTCCGGCAACGTCACGTATTATGTGGAAGGAACCGCGTATCCGCTGCAGCCTTGGGATCTGCTGCTTATTGAAAGGGACACCATTCACAAACCGCTTATCGATTCTACCGTCCCGTATAACCGTATCATTTTGTGGCTCACTCCCTCTTTTCTAGAAGCGAACAGCACCTCCAGCGCCGACCTGCGAGCCTGTTTTGCGCCAACGGCTAGCGGTCTGCATTTGCTTCGCCCTGAAGCGCCCCTGCAGCTTCGTTTGCAGGAGTTATGCGCGCAACTAAAAGAAGCAGGAATAAGCGCTGCCTTTGGTGCAGATATCCTGCAACGCACGTTACTCCTGCAACTTTTAGTATATCTAAATCGTCTTTCTTTGAGACAAACAGGACCGAGCAATATCGAGCGCCGCAGCGACGATACGATTAATGCGATTTTGCATTATATGCAAGAAAACACCGCCGAAGACTTGTCCGTGGAAAAATTAGCTTCTCTTTGCTTTCTTACGCCCAGTTACTTCTCACGCAAATTCAAAGAGCATACCGGTTTTACGCCGCATCAATATGTTCTGCAACGACGTTTAATCGCCGCCGGACAATTGCTCCGCGCAGGCCATTCCGTACTCCAAGCCTGCCTAGAAAGCGGCTTTCAAGATTATGCCAATTTTACGCGAGCCTTTAAAAAAGCGCACGGAGTATCTCCAAAAAAATATTACTCTCTGCCGTTAGAACGTTAA
- a CDS encoding C39 family peptidase, which yields MEAISGKKGLRASWRTIAQGVGVALLWALSMLWSVETAWAQEKPPELMQAQSINGAYLADFTTGSFEGTQRTAQGELVLAGPRTTFGVYYSPILGSAPFTEAVLSWNAATPQRTNVEVQAQVRVDGKWSAWFSWGKWNSWSAVGSENKAIKDELAVMDIDTLKVAKGKMADALRYRVYLSSVQAQGTPQLTLLAVAVNAGPTRLKEFVARKDVVLEVPAYAQRRSDPSIAGQICSPMSMAMALNYHGVGVLPEEMAWRAKDHSQDRFPFGNWSFNCAAAADFGLKAYVAHENSLAELRETLQQKGPVIASVMYKNSEAVPDELPVLHGAPVEATDGHLVVVRGLVQQGGKDWVIVNDPAGDSDSVQRQYEAGEFEKAWTHYVYVIAKEKKAVLRQPRRIPVKLLQVSAQAILLQGQGGERIPLELQNIGSIVKRKNQETIGFLQPETLGALLLNLEKDCEWLLVTKQQQTFCLTF from the coding sequence ATGGAGGCGATAAGCGGCAAAAAAGGATTGCGGGCTTCTTGGCGGACCATCGCCCAAGGCGTAGGCGTTGCTTTATTGTGGGCGTTAAGTATGCTTTGGAGCGTTGAAACAGCCTGGGCGCAGGAGAAACCGCCAGAACTGATGCAGGCACAGAGCATAAACGGAGCGTATTTGGCTGATTTTACAACTGGTTCTTTTGAGGGAACGCAACGAACGGCGCAGGGAGAACTTGTTTTAGCTGGGCCTAGGACGACCTTTGGCGTATACTACTCGCCTATTCTCGGAAGTGCGCCTTTTACAGAGGCGGTACTGTCGTGGAATGCCGCTACCCCACAGAGAACGAACGTAGAAGTGCAGGCGCAGGTTCGTGTTGACGGCAAGTGGTCAGCTTGGTTTTCCTGGGGAAAGTGGAACTCTTGGAGCGCCGTCGGTTCGGAGAACAAGGCGATAAAAGACGAGTTAGCCGTTATGGATATTGATACTCTTAAAGTGGCAAAAGGGAAAATGGCCGATGCGCTGCGGTATCGCGTCTATTTAAGTAGTGTACAGGCTCAAGGTACGCCCCAACTTACCCTGCTGGCGGTTGCGGTAAATGCTGGACCAACAAGGTTGAAGGAATTCGTAGCGCGAAAAGACGTGGTGCTAGAGGTCCCGGCTTATGCGCAACGGCGAAGTGATCCAAGTATTGCGGGGCAGATTTGCAGTCCGATGTCGATGGCTATGGCGCTCAACTATCATGGAGTGGGCGTATTGCCGGAGGAAATGGCTTGGCGCGCGAAAGATCATAGCCAAGACCGCTTTCCCTTTGGCAATTGGTCTTTCAACTGTGCCGCTGCCGCAGACTTTGGGCTAAAAGCGTATGTGGCGCATGAGAATTCGTTGGCAGAACTCAGAGAAACGCTGCAGCAAAAAGGCCCGGTTATCGCTAGCGTCATGTACAAGAACAGTGAAGCTGTTCCCGATGAATTGCCTGTGCTGCATGGTGCGCCGGTAGAGGCGACAGATGGACATTTGGTAGTAGTGCGAGGCCTGGTGCAGCAAGGCGGTAAGGACTGGGTCATCGTAAACGACCCGGCAGGAGACAGCGATTCGGTGCAGCGGCAGTACGAGGCTGGGGAATTTGAAAAGGCTTGGACGCATTATGTGTATGTAATTGCAAAAGAAAAAAAGGCCGTCCTGCGACAGCCACGGCGTATTCCGGTAAAATTATTGCAAGTATCGGCCCAGGCCATTTTGCTCCAAGGCCAAGGGGGCGAACGTATCCCCTTGGAGCTGCAAAACATCGGCAGTATTGTGAAACGAAAAAATCAGGAAACAATCGGTTTTTTACAGCCGGAAACCCTAGGGGCGTTATTGCTGAATCTAGAAAAAGACTGCGAATGGCTGCTTGTCACCAAACAGCAACAAACGTTTTGCTTAACGTTCTAA
- a CDS encoding arsenate reductase family protein, with protein sequence MNRQFICYPKCTTCQKAKKWLDDQGIEYEQRHIKEQHPTAVELEAWWKQSGLPLKRFFNTSGLLYKSLQLKEKLPTMSETDMLALLATDGMLVKRPLLIEDGKVLVGFKQAEWEQAKAAEAVE encoded by the coding sequence ATGAACCGTCAATTTATTTGCTATCCCAAGTGCACCACTTGCCAGAAAGCGAAAAAATGGCTGGATGACCAGGGAATAGAGTATGAACAGCGGCATATTAAGGAACAGCATCCAACGGCGGTCGAACTGGAAGCATGGTGGAAGCAAAGCGGTTTGCCTTTGAAGCGCTTTTTCAATACCAGCGGTCTTTTATATAAATCGCTGCAATTAAAGGAAAAACTGCCAACCATGTCGGAAACAGACATGCTGGCCTTGTTGGCGACGGATGGCATGCTGGTCAAACGGCCCCTGCTTATTGAGGACGGCAAAGTATTGGTGGGATTTAAGCAGGCGGAATGGGAGCAAGCCAAAGCGGCGGAGGCCGTTGAGTAA
- the purB gene encoding adenylosuccinate lyase, with amino-acid sequence MSIKSLTPLEGRYGAITQPFGDYFSEWALIKYRVHVEVEWLIAMAANPDFAEIRPFTAEEISFLRNIVATFDDEKALRIKEIERTTNHDVKAVEYFLRETMGAMSLGDLLEFIHFSCTSEDINNLSYALMLKHGVNDVWLPSAETLVKMVSAMAEEEKDIPMLAHTHGQSASPTTIGKELAVFVYRWNRQLKQIRALEYLGKFNGAVGNFNAHSIAYPEVDWEQVSRSFVESLGLTYNPLTTQIESHDYVAEAFHALARFNNILLDFDRDMWLYISMGYFKQKAIPGEVGSSTMPHKINPIDFENSEANLGLSNAVLDHLANKLPISRLQRDLSDSSAQRNMGTGLAHSHIAITYTLKGLKKTVVNQEALAADLNHAWEVLAEAVQTVMRKFGHANSYDKLKAITRGKGISETDIKSFIESVDLPAADKQRLLSLTPAQYVGIASSLLKHI; translated from the coding sequence ATGAGCATTAAATCATTGACGCCGCTCGAGGGACGGTACGGAGCGATTACCCAGCCTTTTGGCGATTATTTTTCCGAATGGGCTTTGATTAAATATCGGGTGCATGTGGAAGTGGAATGGTTAATTGCCATGGCCGCTAACCCAGATTTTGCGGAAATTCGCCCCTTCACCGCAGAAGAAATTTCTTTCTTGCGCAACATCGTCGCCACCTTTGACGACGAAAAAGCTCTCCGCATCAAAGAAATCGAACGCACTACCAACCATGATGTAAAAGCAGTCGAATACTTCCTGCGCGAAACCATGGGCGCCATGTCCCTGGGAGATTTGCTCGAATTCATTCACTTCTCCTGCACCTCTGAGGATATCAACAATCTGTCCTACGCGCTGATGCTCAAGCACGGCGTCAACGACGTCTGGCTGCCGTCTGCTGAAACTTTGGTGAAAATGGTATCCGCCATGGCGGAAGAAGAAAAAGACATTCCCATGCTGGCCCATACCCATGGTCAGTCCGCTTCACCCACCACCATCGGCAAAGAACTGGCCGTCTTTGTATATCGCTGGAACCGCCAGTTAAAGCAAATCCGCGCTTTGGAGTACTTAGGCAAGTTCAACGGCGCCGTAGGCAACTTCAACGCCCACAGCATTGCTTACCCGGAAGTAGATTGGGAGCAAGTATCCCGCTCTTTCGTGGAATCCTTAGGCCTTACTTACAATCCGCTGACCACGCAGATCGAATCGCATGATTATGTAGCCGAAGCCTTCCATGCGCTGGCCCGGTTCAACAACATCCTGCTGGATTTCGACCGCGACATGTGGCTGTATATTTCGATGGGCTATTTCAAGCAGAAAGCCATCCCCGGCGAAGTGGGCTCCTCCACCATGCCGCATAAAATCAATCCCATTGATTTTGAAAACTCCGAAGCCAATCTGGGTCTGAGCAACGCGGTCCTGGATCATTTGGCCAACAAGCTTCCCATTTCCCGCTTGCAGCGCGATTTGAGCGATTCCTCGGCGCAGCGCAACATGGGCACCGGCCTGGCTCACTCCCACATCGCCATTACCTACACCCTAAAGGGCTTGAAGAAAACCGTCGTCAACCAGGAAGCGCTGGCTGCGGACCTGAATCATGCCTGGGAAGTGCTGGCGGAAGCCGTACAAACGGTCATGCGCAAATTCGGCCATGCCAATTCCTACGACAAGCTCAAAGCTATTACCCGCGGCAAAGGCATCAGCGAAACCGACATCAAATCCTTTATCGAAAGCGTCGATCTGCCGGCCGCTGACAAGCAGCGCCTGCTTTCCCTGACACCAGCGCAATACGTGGGCATCGCTTCTTCTCTGCTCAAGCACATTTAG
- a CDS encoding C39 family peptidase, producing MRLNLLKSRKKAAFAAAVLSFLGTSFLANPVSFAAEERTISYPPGYVIDKEGASSFKGSGNVGASPYFSTKDYYNLQSNSHLTILSHYKTYQQTTEITCGPAAALTVLEHFENHAWDELKIATIMGTKPEVGTDTKGMVKFFKAIHWDVTSSLQASGKDGATFANYYEFRDFILKNLQANTPIMVENIEWGGHWRVIIGYDTMGTETVADDVLILADSYDTADHQQDGYAVNSAVKFYYMWFDAHMLPKGQQNQQWLVAKPVAKDTERRVTE from the coding sequence ATGCGATTAAACCTTTTGAAATCGAGAAAGAAAGCGGCTTTTGCGGCAGCTGTGCTGAGTTTTTTGGGAACCTCTTTCCTGGCGAATCCCGTGAGTTTTGCGGCGGAAGAACGCACGATTTCGTATCCGCCGGGCTATGTTATCGACAAAGAGGGCGCTTCGTCCTTTAAGGGCAGCGGCAATGTGGGAGCATCGCCGTATTTTTCAACGAAAGATTATTATAATTTACAATCGAACAGCCATCTGACGATTTTATCGCACTATAAGACGTATCAGCAAACGACGGAAATTACTTGCGGTCCCGCAGCGGCTTTGACGGTGCTGGAGCATTTTGAAAATCACGCTTGGGATGAATTAAAGATTGCGACAATCATGGGTACCAAGCCAGAAGTCGGCACCGATACAAAGGGCATGGTGAAATTTTTCAAAGCGATCCATTGGGACGTAACTTCCAGCTTACAGGCTTCCGGCAAGGATGGCGCAACCTTTGCGAATTACTATGAATTCCGCGATTTTATACTGAAGAATCTGCAGGCTAATACGCCCATTATGGTGGAAAACATTGAGTGGGGCGGACATTGGCGGGTTATCATTGGCTATGACACCATGGGTACGGAGACCGTGGCGGATGATGTCTTGATTTTGGCCGACTCGTACGATACGGCGGATCATCAGCAGGACGGCTATGCTGTTAATTCCGCTGTGAAGTTTTACTATATGTGGTTTGACGCTCATATGCTGCCTAAAGGGCAGCAAAACCAGCAATGGCTTGTAGCTAAGCCAGTGGCGAAAGATACGGAACGCAGAGTAACAGAGTAA
- a CDS encoding alpha-hydroxy-acid oxidizing protein gives MTYKELLESARTCIGAYCKACTVCNGVVCKNTIPGPGAKGVGDTAIRNYQKWQDLRVNMDTLCENKPVNTTLELFGQTFKYPFFAAPVGAVNMHYSDKYTDTTYNDILVSACKENGIASFTGDGVDPKVMAGATAAIAKAGGCGVPTIKPWNLDTIQEKLALVKKANAFAVAMDIDAAGLPFLKNMTPPAGSKSIEELRRIAELAGIPFIVKGVMTIKSAMKAKDAGAAAIVVSNHGGRVLDQCPATAEVLPEIAAAVGSDLKILVDGGIRSGTDIFKALALGADGVLICRPFVTAVYGGEAEGVKLYIEKLGEELKDTMAMCGAFGLKEITKDMVRK, from the coding sequence ATGACTTACAAAGAACTTCTCGAAAGCGCCCGCACCTGTATCGGCGCTTATTGCAAAGCCTGTACGGTTTGCAACGGCGTAGTCTGCAAAAACACCATCCCCGGCCCCGGCGCCAAAGGCGTCGGCGATACGGCCATCCGCAACTATCAAAAATGGCAGGACCTTCGGGTCAACATGGACACCCTTTGCGAAAATAAACCGGTAAACACCACGCTGGAACTATTCGGGCAAACTTTTAAGTATCCTTTTTTTGCCGCTCCCGTCGGCGCGGTCAACATGCACTACAGCGACAAATATACCGATACCACCTACAACGACATTCTCGTTTCCGCCTGTAAGGAGAACGGCATTGCCTCCTTTACCGGCGACGGCGTTGATCCTAAGGTCATGGCAGGCGCTACTGCAGCTATCGCCAAGGCGGGCGGCTGCGGCGTACCTACTATCAAACCTTGGAATTTGGATACCATTCAAGAAAAATTAGCACTTGTAAAGAAAGCCAATGCTTTCGCTGTGGCCATGGACATTGACGCCGCCGGCCTGCCGTTCTTGAAAAATATGACGCCGCCCGCAGGCAGCAAGTCCATTGAAGAACTCCGCCGCATCGCAGAACTGGCTGGCATCCCCTTCATCGTCAAAGGCGTTATGACCATTAAAAGCGCCATGAAAGCCAAAGACGCCGGCGCTGCAGCCATTGTTGTTTCCAATCACGGAGGTCGGGTCTTAGATCAATGCCCCGCCACGGCGGAAGTCTTGCCGGAAATTGCAGCCGCCGTCGGCAGCGACCTGAAAATTCTCGTAGATGGAGGCATCCGCTCTGGTACGGATATCTTCAAAGCTTTGGCCTTGGGCGCTGACGGCGTACTCATCTGCCGTCCCTTTGTTACCGCCGTGTATGGCGGCGAAGCCGAAGGCGTCAAGCTCTATATTGAAAAACTGGGTGAAGAACTGAAAGACACCATGGCCATGTGCGGCGCTTTCGGCTTAAAAGAAATTACCAAAGATATGGTGCGAAAATAG
- a CDS encoding TIGR01777 family oxidoreductase, with translation MKQILVTGSSGFIGKELFRFLKESQFKLLPLSHQDIAAYQNNNELFPAKQLSDIAGIINLAGVSISQRWNEKNKALILESRLNTTRFLVDSLQRAKDLQLPIPSVFINASGIGYYGISPAGIQTEESPPGTDFLASVCQQWEQTALQSERLGIRTVLCRFGVVLGTRGGALPRMALPFHWGVGGTIGNGNQHLSWIHLQDLLQILQLALTSSSLQGAYNLTSPHPISMRQFAASLGKQLKKPAWTRLPGTAAKLLLGEMAEAILLADQQVLPQRLLAEGFQFQFPDLASALADLYPDSKTQE, from the coding sequence ATGAAACAAATTTTAGTAACTGGAAGCAGCGGCTTCATCGGTAAAGAACTGTTCCGCTTCTTGAAAGAAAGCCAGTTTAAGCTTCTTCCCTTATCCCACCAAGATATTGCTGCCTATCAAAACAACAACGAATTGTTTCCCGCCAAACAACTATCTGACATCGCCGGCATCATCAATCTAGCCGGAGTCAGCATTAGCCAGCGCTGGAACGAAAAAAACAAAGCCCTCATTCTTGAAAGCCGTCTCAACACCACGCGTTTTCTGGTAGATTCCCTGCAGCGCGCCAAGGATTTACAGCTCCCCATTCCTTCTGTTTTCATAAACGCCTCCGGGATTGGCTACTACGGCATATCGCCAGCAGGCATTCAAACCGAAGAAAGCCCTCCTGGAACTGATTTTTTAGCTTCCGTCTGCCAGCAATGGGAACAAACAGCTCTCCAATCTGAGCGCTTGGGAATACGAACGGTTCTTTGCCGCTTTGGCGTTGTTCTCGGCACCCGCGGCGGCGCTTTGCCCCGCATGGCGCTTCCCTTTCATTGGGGCGTAGGGGGAACTATCGGCAATGGCAACCAACACCTGTCCTGGATCCACCTTCAAGATTTGCTGCAGATTCTGCAGTTAGCCCTTACCTCTTCTTCCCTGCAAGGAGCTTATAACCTCACCAGTCCTCATCCCATCTCTATGCGCCAATTTGCCGCTTCATTAGGAAAGCAACTAAAAAAGCCCGCTTGGACCCGCCTTCCCGGTACAGCGGCTAAACTTCTTTTAGGCGAAATGGCGGAAGCCATCTTACTGGCAGATCAGCAGGTATTGCCGCAACGCTTGCTGGCAGAAGGATTTCAATTTCAGTTCCCTGATCTCGCCAGCGCCCTGGCTGACTTGTACCCCGATTCGAAAACACAGGAATGA
- a CDS encoding response regulator — protein MTEGQLRVLVIDDELPMRRMLRVALESYDYTVAEAADGKEGLVQAAMQQPDLILLDLGLPDLDGKEIVHRLREWTKAPIVILSARDQEQEKIEVLDAGADDYLTKPFGMGELLARMRVSLRRSGREDNGPALVCGALCMDVASHTITLQGEELHLTPTEYTLLKVLIQNTGKVMTHKQLLKQVWGDAYSQDTHYVRVYIAQLRRKIEANPLRPQYIITESGVGYRFSDPGA, from the coding sequence ATGACGGAAGGGCAACTTCGAGTTCTGGTTATTGATGATGAGCTGCCGATGCGGAGAATGCTGCGGGTTGCCTTGGAATCCTATGACTATACGGTAGCGGAGGCGGCGGACGGCAAAGAAGGCTTGGTACAAGCGGCCATGCAGCAACCCGACTTAATTCTTTTGGATTTAGGTTTGCCGGATTTAGACGGCAAGGAAATTGTACATCGTCTGCGCGAGTGGACAAAGGCGCCCATTGTCATTTTGTCAGCCCGCGATCAAGAACAAGAGAAAATTGAAGTACTAGATGCCGGGGCCGATGATTACTTGACTAAGCCCTTTGGCATGGGTGAGTTATTGGCAAGAATGCGTGTATCGCTGCGGCGTTCTGGACGGGAGGACAACGGACCGGCCCTGGTGTGCGGCGCCCTTTGCATGGATGTAGCCTCGCATACCATAACTTTGCAGGGGGAAGAGCTGCATCTAACGCCGACGGAATATACGCTGTTGAAAGTGCTGATACAGAATACGGGAAAAGTGATGACTCATAAACAATTATTGAAGCAAGTATGGGGCGATGCTTATTCTCAAGACACGCATTATGTGCGGGTATATATTGCGCAGTTGCGGCGGAAAATAGAGGCGAACCCCTTGCGGCCTCAGTACATCATTACTGAGTCGGGCGTGGGATATCGGTTTTCTGATCCTGGAGCGTAA